In Acaryochloris marina S15, a single genomic region encodes these proteins:
- a CDS encoding M48 family metallopeptidase, with product MPMSKIPLLGLQAAQFRHPIDLEATQTLQQLPGLDWLVRSLLGSVAEQVFYLENIGSSVLVSERQLPDLHHLLVEACHILDLEQPQLYVRQNPTPNAYTLAMRGQQPFIVVHTSLLELLDPPEIQAVLAHELGHLKCEHGVYLTIANLLVLAAGQLSPFGGLMAQNLQRQLMAWVRCAEFTCDRAGLLVTQNANVMASVLMKLAGGSSTLASQLNVDAFIDQARAYDRIDHDLGNLLKSVRTAELTHPLPVLRAREIDRWSDSPMYQSLLQTYAANTDHPLAWKDW from the coding sequence ATGCCGATGTCAAAAATTCCCTTATTGGGGTTGCAGGCTGCCCAGTTCCGACATCCTATTGATTTGGAAGCAACCCAAACCCTTCAGCAGCTTCCTGGGTTAGATTGGCTTGTACGAAGCCTGCTAGGAAGCGTAGCCGAACAAGTCTTCTATCTAGAAAATATTGGATCTAGCGTTTTAGTCAGCGAACGACAACTTCCTGACCTTCACCACCTGCTTGTTGAAGCCTGCCATATTCTTGACTTGGAACAGCCTCAGCTGTACGTTCGCCAGAATCCTACTCCGAACGCATATACCTTAGCTATGCGGGGACAGCAACCTTTTATTGTGGTGCATACGTCACTGCTAGAATTACTCGATCCCCCTGAGATACAGGCTGTATTAGCCCATGAGCTGGGGCATCTGAAATGCGAGCATGGCGTGTATCTCACCATTGCTAACTTGCTCGTGCTGGCGGCTGGTCAGTTGTCTCCCTTTGGTGGCTTAATGGCCCAAAACTTGCAACGGCAGTTGATGGCTTGGGTCCGCTGTGCAGAATTCACTTGCGATCGTGCGGGGTTACTCGTCACCCAAAATGCCAATGTTATGGCATCAGTCCTGATGAAATTAGCAGGGGGATCATCTACCCTCGCCTCTCAGCTGAATGTAGACGCCTTTATTGACCAAGCACGAGCCTATGATCGCATCGATCATGATTTAGGTAACCTGCTCAAGTCAGTTCGCACTGCTGAGCTGACTCATCCTCTGCCTGTGCTTCGAGCCCGAGAAATTGATCGATGGTCAGATAGTCCGATGTATCAATCCCTATTGCAAACCTATGCAGCTAATACAGACCACCCTCTAGCCTGGAAAGATTGGTGA